The Marinilongibacter aquaticus genome has a window encoding:
- a CDS encoding DUF268 domain-containing protein, translating into MINKIRKGILFVLSYFGFYPVQLGQNLRGVFQYWSEYRLFKKQAKDYTNWRFRFYPIFTDKYDQSGKARGQYFYQDLHVANLIFKANPKKHVDVGSRIDGFVSHLASFREVEVLDIRPLDSDILNVKFKQADLMQMQDELRESTESLSCLHTIEHFGLGRYGDPIDADGHLKGLKSLTEMLKPAGLFYFSTQIGKSRIEFNAHRVFDVQYLLDVFRPDFDLELFSYIDDSDKLHTNVTLSDEDIARNFGCKLGCGIFVLRKKA; encoded by the coding sequence ATGATCAATAAAATTAGAAAAGGTATTCTGTTCGTCTTGTCTTATTTTGGCTTTTATCCCGTGCAGTTGGGCCAGAATTTAAGGGGTGTTTTTCAATATTGGAGCGAGTACCGGCTGTTTAAAAAGCAGGCCAAAGACTATACAAATTGGCGTTTTCGGTTTTACCCGATTTTTACGGATAAGTACGATCAAAGCGGAAAGGCCCGTGGTCAATATTTTTACCAAGATTTGCATGTAGCCAACCTTATTTTTAAGGCCAATCCAAAAAAGCATGTGGATGTGGGTTCGCGAATCGACGGTTTCGTTTCCCATTTGGCCTCCTTTCGCGAGGTGGAAGTGTTGGATATCCGTCCCTTGGACAGCGACATACTCAATGTGAAATTCAAACAGGCAGATTTGATGCAAATGCAGGACGAGCTTCGCGAAAGCACCGAGTCGCTTTCTTGTTTGCACACGATCGAGCATTTTGGTTTGGGTCGCTATGGCGATCCGATTGACGCCGATGGGCATTTAAAAGGGTTAAAAAGCTTGACCGAAATGCTAAAACCGGCTGGCTTGTTTTATTTTTCTACTCAAATCGGGAAGTCGCGTATCGAGTTCAATGCCCATCGCGTGTTTGATGTGCAATATCTTTTGGATGTTTTCCGCCCGGATTTCGATCTCGAATTGTTCTCTTATATAGACGACAGCGACAAACTACACACAAATGTGACACTTTCGGATGAAGACATTGCCCGCAATTTTGGTTGCAAACTGGGCTGTGGCATTTTTGTTTTACGGAAGAAGGCCTAA
- a CDS encoding lipopolysaccharide biosynthesis protein, with the protein MSIIKRQTILGSIYAYMGVVVGTLTQALIVPNFLSTEENGLLAMLMSWMLILVFVANLGFNAAGVRFFDRFRNADESHRGFLFNGLFFTGVGFLLVLGIAYFFKDHIVHSKIGDSTLFEKYYYYILPLTFFTVCFNLFDNYAKGLYDTVAGNFLSQFLQRLLVLLTIVLYAADWVNLNQFVFLWVIGMSLPAVLMAIHAKRLGDFSLKPNPYFWNSEFRKEFFTFAGFSMVTGLSSIVITKLDILMVYDYLGLSNSGIYNTSILFGSVMTMSYLINLKASTAIVLDAMAAKDYPKVQQIFNKSSVTQMLFGTLLLSLVWVNVDTLFSFIKPEYAAGKYVLLIIGLAKLYDLASGINTLILSYSKYYKLDSLLVLTFIGLLFLLNHLLIPRFGLNGAAIAALIATAYYNSLRNYLIWRFFKIHPYSWKLLYILAFGILLVLIGQFLPNLGSSVFMRLLSLSYKCTLLGGLYLLFIYKSNFSKEINELIDRILGLLP; encoded by the coding sequence ATGTCGATAATCAAAAGACAAACCATTCTGGGATCCATTTATGCCTATATGGGCGTGGTGGTCGGCACACTCACACAAGCTTTGATTGTGCCCAATTTTCTGAGTACAGAGGAAAATGGACTTTTGGCCATGCTGATGAGTTGGATGCTCATCTTGGTTTTTGTGGCCAATTTGGGTTTCAATGCTGCTGGAGTTCGTTTTTTCGACCGTTTTCGCAATGCGGACGAAAGCCACCGTGGCTTTCTATTCAATGGCCTGTTCTTTACGGGTGTTGGCTTTTTACTGGTTTTAGGCATTGCCTATTTTTTCAAAGATCATATCGTGCATTCGAAAATTGGCGACAGCACACTTTTCGAAAAGTATTATTATTATATCCTTCCCCTTACTTTTTTCACGGTCTGCTTCAATCTTTTCGACAATTACGCCAAAGGCCTATACGATACCGTTGCGGGGAATTTCCTCAGCCAATTTCTGCAACGTCTTTTGGTGCTTTTGACTATCGTGCTCTATGCCGCCGATTGGGTCAACTTAAATCAATTTGTGTTCCTTTGGGTTATCGGCATGTCTTTGCCCGCCGTACTCATGGCCATTCACGCCAAAAGACTAGGCGATTTTAGTCTAAAACCCAATCCCTATTTTTGGAATTCCGAGTTCAGGAAAGAGTTTTTCACTTTTGCGGGCTTCAGCATGGTTACGGGACTCTCTTCCATTGTCATCACCAAGCTCGACATACTGATGGTCTACGATTATTTGGGTTTGAGCAATTCGGGTATTTACAATACCAGTATTCTCTTTGGCAGCGTAATGACCATGTCTTATCTGATCAACTTGAAAGCCTCCACAGCCATCGTACTCGATGCCATGGCCGCGAAGGATTATCCCAAAGTGCAACAAATTTTCAACAAGAGTAGTGTGACACAAATGCTTTTTGGCACTTTGCTTTTGTCTTTGGTCTGGGTCAATGTCGACACTCTTTTTTCTTTTATTAAGCCCGAATACGCCGCCGGGAAATACGTTTTGCTGATTATCGGGCTAGCCAAACTGTACGATCTCGCCTCGGGAATCAACACTTTGATTTTGAGTTATTCGAAATATTACAAACTCGATTCTCTGTTGGTGCTCACGTTTATCGGTTTGCTTTTTTTACTAAACCACTTGCTCATCCCCCGTTTTGGGCTAAATGGAGCCGCCATAGCCGCTTTGATAGCCACAGCCTATTACAATTCACTGCGAAATTACCTCATTTGGCGTTTTTTCAAGATACACCCCTACAGCTGGAAATTGCTTTATATCCTCGCCTTTGGCATTTTGCTTGTACTTATTGGCCAATTTCTACCCAACCTCGGCAGCAGCGTGTTCATGCGTTTGCTAAGCTTAAGCTACAAATGCACTCTGTTGGGCGGCCTGTACCTTTTGTTTATTTATAAGTCGAATTTTTCGAAGGAAATCAACGAACTGATTGACCGTATTTTAGGCCTTCTTCCGTAA
- a CDS encoding glycosyltransferase → MPAPIVLFCFNRPDKVHQTVQSLLKNDLADQSELIVFCDGPRHQKDKELVDEVLRLVEGIKGFKRVSIHAQKQNVGLANSIIGGLNTVFENAEQAIVLEDDILVSRDFLTFMNTALERYENEGLIGSVSGYSFKLEECEEGDSYFLVKRASSWGWGTWRNRWQSVDWQVSDFPDFIKNKPAQERFMFAGKDQLPMLVKQQRGEIQSWAVRWTYHHFLKNQFCLVPKYAKVRNIGTDGSGTNFTNSTEAYSTDLNEGLPPFPKEIKAKDSVQNFIKVRFAPSLLRKCINFFKYRIWY, encoded by the coding sequence TTGCCTGCTCCGATCGTACTTTTTTGTTTCAACCGCCCCGACAAAGTGCACCAAACCGTGCAGTCTTTGCTGAAAAACGATTTGGCCGACCAATCGGAACTGATTGTGTTTTGCGATGGTCCACGGCATCAAAAGGATAAGGAACTGGTGGACGAAGTGCTGAGGCTTGTTGAAGGTATCAAAGGTTTTAAACGGGTTTCTATTCATGCTCAAAAGCAGAATGTGGGTTTGGCCAATTCCATTATTGGCGGTTTGAATACAGTTTTCGAGAATGCCGAGCAGGCGATTGTGTTGGAAGACGATATATTGGTCAGCCGAGATTTTCTGACGTTCATGAATACGGCTTTGGAGCGGTATGAAAACGAGGGTTTGATCGGCTCTGTTTCTGGTTATTCGTTCAAATTGGAAGAGTGTGAAGAAGGCGATTCGTATTTTTTGGTGAAAAGGGCGTCTTCTTGGGGTTGGGGCACTTGGCGAAACCGTTGGCAATCGGTGGATTGGCAAGTGTCGGATTTTCCTGATTTTATAAAAAACAAACCTGCACAAGAGCGGTTTATGTTTGCCGGGAAAGATCAATTGCCCATGTTGGTCAAACAGCAAAGAGGAGAGATTCAATCTTGGGCCGTGCGATGGACATACCATCATTTTTTGAAAAACCAATTTTGTTTGGTGCCCAAATATGCGAAAGTTCGGAACATCGGGACCGACGGCAGTGGAACAAATTTCACCAATTCGACGGAGGCATATTCTACCGACTTGAACGAAGGTTTACCGCCTTTTCCCAAAGAAATCAAAGCAAAAGACTCAGTACAAAACTTTATTAAGGTACGTTTTGCACCGAGTCTTCTCAGAAAATGCATCAATTTTTTCAAATATCGGATTTGGTATTGA
- a CDS encoding NADP-dependent malic enzyme, with amino-acid sequence MSTKQNLKADALHYHEKGRPGKIEVIPTKEYANQRDLSLAYSPGVAEPCLAIAENKEDVYKYTAKGNLVAVISNGTAVLGLGDIGPEAGKPVMEGKGLLFKIYADIDVFDIELNTTDVEEFIRTVKILEPTFGGVNLEDISAPACFEIEERLKAELDIPVMHDDQHGTAIISAAALINALELVKKDIGEVKIIVNGAGASAISCTRLYQFLGANKKNIFMFDSKGLIHPNRTNLDGKKSEFINDNLPEDISLAEALKDADVFIGLSRGNVLDKDMVKAMAKDCIVFAMANPNPEISYEEATAAREDIIMATGRSDYPNQVNNVLGFPYIFRGALDVRSKVINEEMKLAAVLALAKLAKEPVPEIVNLAYSEDNLTFGKNYIIPKPVDPRLLTTVAPAVARAAIETGVARQEIKDWEEYELQLSKRLGQDNSLLRIIHNKAKKNPKRVVFADAENLSVLKAAHQVYVEGIATPILLGNIDIINRLVEENQLQLDRAEKIDPLSAEQADIVKAYGNLFYEKRKRKGFIYSDALNIMKRRSYYGAMMVETGSADAMIGGMTHNYPDTIRPALQIIGPQEGVKKVAGMYILMSRFGPLFLADTTINFDPEVDELVEIAELAAEEVRKFNIVPRIAFLTYSNFGSVPEGPAPKKMRAAVEILQRKHPDMIVDGEMQAHLAFDPELLKTNHPFSKLSSGVANTFIFPNLSSANIAYNMVKEVGNIEKIGPIVLGLRKPVKVLQMGASVREIVNIVSLAVVDAQRG; translated from the coding sequence ATGAGTACGAAACAAAATTTAAAAGCAGACGCACTTCATTATCACGAAAAGGGCCGTCCGGGAAAGATTGAGGTAATTCCAACCAAAGAATACGCCAATCAACGCGATCTTTCTTTAGCCTACTCTCCGGGAGTGGCAGAGCCTTGCCTCGCCATTGCCGAAAACAAAGAGGATGTTTACAAATACACCGCCAAGGGCAATTTGGTGGCGGTCATCAGCAACGGAACAGCCGTTTTGGGCCTCGGCGATATCGGGCCTGAAGCGGGAAAACCTGTGATGGAAGGGAAAGGCCTTCTGTTTAAAATCTATGCCGATATCGATGTCTTTGATATAGAATTGAATACCACTGATGTGGAAGAATTCATTCGTACAGTGAAAATCCTCGAACCCACTTTTGGTGGCGTCAACCTCGAAGATATATCTGCCCCAGCCTGTTTTGAGATCGAAGAAAGGCTGAAAGCCGAACTGGACATTCCGGTAATGCACGACGACCAACACGGCACGGCCATTATTTCGGCTGCTGCATTGATCAACGCATTGGAATTGGTAAAAAAAGACATTGGCGAAGTAAAAATAATTGTCAACGGAGCAGGGGCTTCGGCCATTTCCTGTACACGCCTTTACCAATTCTTGGGAGCGAACAAAAAGAATATTTTCATGTTCGACAGCAAAGGCTTGATTCACCCAAACCGTACCAATTTGGACGGTAAAAAATCGGAATTCATCAACGACAACCTACCCGAAGACATTTCTTTGGCCGAAGCCCTAAAAGATGCCGATGTTTTTATCGGGCTTTCCAGAGGCAATGTACTCGACAAAGACATGGTAAAAGCCATGGCCAAAGATTGCATCGTGTTCGCCATGGCCAATCCGAACCCAGAGATCAGCTACGAAGAAGCTACCGCGGCCAGAGAAGATATCATTATGGCCACCGGACGCTCAGATTACCCCAATCAGGTAAACAATGTATTGGGTTTCCCTTACATTTTCCGTGGAGCTTTGGATGTGCGGTCAAAAGTGATCAACGAAGAAATGAAATTAGCCGCCGTGCTGGCTTTGGCCAAATTGGCCAAGGAGCCTGTTCCGGAAATTGTAAACTTGGCCTATTCGGAAGACAACCTTACCTTCGGAAAAAACTACATCATTCCGAAACCTGTCGATCCGCGTCTGTTGACTACAGTAGCCCCCGCAGTGGCTAGAGCGGCTATTGAAACGGGCGTTGCCCGACAGGAAATAAAAGATTGGGAAGAGTATGAATTGCAGCTTTCCAAACGACTTGGGCAAGACAACAGCCTGCTTCGCATTATTCACAACAAAGCCAAAAAGAACCCCAAACGTGTGGTATTCGCAGATGCAGAGAACTTGAGCGTATTGAAAGCCGCCCATCAAGTGTATGTTGAAGGCATAGCCACACCTATTTTATTGGGCAATATCGACATCATCAATAGATTGGTGGAAGAGAATCAATTGCAATTGGATAGAGCCGAGAAAATTGATCCTTTGAGTGCCGAACAAGCCGATATTGTGAAAGCTTATGGCAACTTGTTTTACGAAAAACGCAAACGCAAAGGCTTTATCTATTCCGATGCCCTCAATATCATGAAACGCCGTTCGTATTACGGGGCCATGATGGTCGAAACGGGATCGGCAGATGCCATGATCGGCGGTATGACACACAATTATCCCGATACCATACGTCCAGCTTTGCAGATCATTGGCCCACAGGAAGGCGTTAAAAAAGTGGCGGGTATGTATATTTTGATGAGCCGATTTGGCCCGCTTTTCCTTGCCGATACCACCATCAATTTTGACCCAGAAGTAGACGAGTTGGTGGAGATTGCCGAATTGGCGGCAGAAGAAGTACGAAAATTTAACATCGTGCCCAGAATCGCCTTTCTTACATATTCAAACTTTGGTTCTGTGCCCGAAGGGCCCGCTCCGAAAAAGATGCGTGCCGCGGTCGAGATTTTGCAACGCAAGCATCCCGATATGATTGTCGACGGCGAAATGCAAGCCCACTTGGCCTTCGATCCCGAACTTCTAAAAACAAACCACCCTTTTAGCAAACTCAGCTCGGGCGTGGCCAATACTTTTATATTCCCTAATCTCTCTTCTGCCAACATCGCTTACAACATGGTGAAAGAAGTGGGCAATATCGAGAAGATCGGGCCCATTGTTTTGGGACTTCGCAAACCCGTGAAAGTTTTGCAGATGGGAGCATCTGTTCGTGAAATAGTGAATATCGTGAGTTTGGCGGTGGTCGATGCCCAAAGAGGCTAA
- a CDS encoding SMP-30/gluconolactonase/LRE family protein — MRNFLNVLLLLGIFIALNIAYLLVQSGFFLDIKPHFDGTGEVLNSPPGIEDLTVDQSNGDVYLSSTDRRNGSGGGIFKANLQDEELVFQNLTASLRDENFKPHGLSLLKKYRKTYLFVISHPSTEVSVVDRFEIENDSLVSKRRFAHPLMISPNDICAVDTATFYFTNDHGTGKGLKRTLSDFLLLKSGFVALYNNGEARKVSQNMAYANGINLSPDGKFLYVTATTEKKIFVFEKAQSHALKLKDVHLAHTGVDNIEIDADGNLLIGCHPQMLKFLGHAKSAANRSPSQIIKVVYLPETDYKFLQEELYLNNGDPLSASSVGAFFSNKNGENNLLVGSVFESKILRLHRNL, encoded by the coding sequence ATGCGTAACTTCTTGAACGTACTGCTCTTGTTGGGCATTTTCATTGCTCTCAATATTGCCTACTTGCTCGTACAAAGCGGCTTTTTCTTGGATATCAAACCGCATTTTGACGGAACTGGCGAAGTGTTGAACAGCCCGCCCGGCATTGAAGACCTTACTGTAGACCAAAGCAATGGCGATGTGTATTTGTCGTCGACAGACCGACGAAATGGTTCGGGAGGCGGAATTTTCAAAGCCAATTTGCAGGACGAAGAGTTGGTCTTTCAAAATCTAACAGCCTCGCTTCGAGACGAAAATTTCAAACCGCATGGCCTTTCCCTTTTGAAAAAATATCGAAAAACATACCTTTTTGTCATTTCACACCCGAGCACGGAGGTCAGCGTGGTCGATCGTTTTGAAATCGAAAATGACAGTCTCGTTTCGAAAAGGCGTTTTGCCCATCCTTTGATGATTTCGCCAAACGATATTTGTGCGGTGGATACTGCCACTTTTTATTTCACCAATGATCACGGTACAGGAAAAGGATTGAAAAGGACACTTTCCGATTTCCTTTTGCTGAAAAGTGGTTTTGTAGCTTTGTACAACAATGGGGAAGCAAGGAAAGTGAGCCAAAATATGGCCTATGCCAATGGCATCAACCTTTCGCCAGACGGCAAGTTTCTTTACGTGACGGCCACCACGGAAAAGAAAATATTCGTTTTCGAAAAAGCCCAATCGCATGCATTGAAACTAAAAGATGTGCACTTGGCCCATACTGGCGTGGACAACATCGAAATCGATGCCGATGGAAATCTGTTGATCGGTTGTCATCCCCAAATGCTCAAATTTTTGGGCCATGCAAAATCTGCCGCAAACCGAAGCCCTTCGCAAATCATCAAAGTGGTTTATTTGCCCGAAACCGATTATAAATTCCTTCAGGAAGAACTCTATTTAAACAATGGCGACCCACTTTCCGCCTCGAGCGTAGGGGCCTTTTTCTCCAACAAAAACGGAGAAAACAACTTGCTCGTCGGCTCGGTTTTCGAATCGAAAATTCTACGCCTGCACAGAAATTTGTGA